A window of Desulforamulus hydrothermalis Lam5 = DSM 18033 contains these coding sequences:
- a CDS encoding putative toxin-antitoxin system toxin component, PIN family — MRITVDTNVLISALGWNGAEAAVIEMVLDSSLVLCLSAQILSEFYRVVNYPKFGFTDEEIDGFIGRLLTNSIIVNPSQSINAVADDPDDNKIIECAVEGKAEYIISGDKHLLSLGEYKNVKILRASEFLQVLLANHEQEKYPSNNRHKS; from the coding sequence ATGAGAATTACAGTTGATACCAATGTTCTAATTTCAGCCCTAGGATGGAACGGTGCGGAAGCAGCCGTGATAGAGATGGTTCTTGATTCAAGCCTGGTACTTTGTCTGTCTGCGCAAATACTAAGTGAGTTCTACAGGGTGGTTAATTATCCTAAATTCGGATTCACTGATGAAGAAATTGACGGTTTTATCGGGAGATTGTTAACAAATTCAATAATTGTAAACCCCTCTCAAAGTATTAATGCCGTAGCTGATGATCCTGACGATAACAAAATTATTGAATGTGCGGTTGAAGGAAAAGCCGAATATATAATTTCCGGTGATAAGCATTTACTCTCTTTAGGTGAGTATAAAAATGTGAAAATATTAAGGGCATCGGAGTTTTTGCAAGTTCTGCTAGCTAACCATGAACAGGAAAAGTATCCATCAAACAATAGGCATAAATCTTAA
- a CDS encoding AbrB/MazE/SpoVT family DNA-binding domain-containing protein: MDEFYIARVTTKGQVTVPMELRKHLKIKEGDYILFKKNGTKIEIKKMVEPNDFENFARPIRERFQKGGITPEDVEDAINWARGNHK, translated from the coding sequence GTGGATGAATTTTATATTGCAAGAGTTACCACTAAGGGCCAAGTAACTGTGCCTATGGAATTAAGGAAACATCTTAAAATCAAGGAAGGCGATTATATTCTCTTTAAGAAGAACGGGACAAAGATAGAAATTAAAAAAATGGTTGAACCAAATGATTTTGAGAATTTTGCCCGTCCAATCAGAGAGAGGTTTCAAAAGGGTGGTATAACTCCAGAGGATGTTGAGGATGCAATAAATTGGGCAAGAGGAAATCATAAATGA